In a genomic window of Halalkalicoccus sp. CG83:
- a CDS encoding succinylglutamate desuccinylase/aspartoacylase family protein, with amino-acid sequence MTSLGTAQADPGEIDTGRLPVGETRDGGEFGLPVAVVNGARDGETLYLQAASDGDELNGVGVIQRVVPRLDPDEISGTVLVVGIVNYHGFQVAEHRNPVDDTKMNRAYPGDAEGTSSERIAAATFDAAKRADLILDLHQGSTSRMINEVRVRCGSRHRLHDECLELAKVFGCGHVLDQKGPDGQLARVGPDEGIPTVDPELGGSVGWNDESIQYGVRGVFNVLRYYGFLEGEVATETQTRATGFDQYGTPRGGLVRFEKALGEDVSNGETLFTVRNVFGTVKAEVTADGSGLFWRSRRLPQVATGEYVCSVATGLNTY; translated from the coding sequence ATGACGAGCCTCGGAACGGCCCAGGCCGACCCCGGCGAGATCGACACGGGCCGCCTCCCCGTCGGCGAGACGCGAGACGGCGGGGAGTTCGGCCTCCCCGTCGCGGTCGTGAACGGCGCACGGGACGGCGAGACGCTCTATCTGCAGGCTGCGAGCGACGGTGACGAGCTCAACGGGGTGGGAGTGATCCAACGGGTCGTCCCGCGGCTCGACCCCGACGAGATCAGTGGAACGGTACTGGTGGTGGGAATCGTCAACTATCACGGCTTCCAGGTGGCGGAGCACCGCAACCCGGTCGACGACACGAAGATGAACCGGGCGTACCCGGGCGACGCCGAGGGCACCTCCTCGGAACGCATCGCCGCGGCCACCTTCGACGCGGCCAAACGTGCGGACCTGATTCTCGACCTCCACCAGGGCTCGACCAGCCGGATGATAAACGAGGTGCGGGTGCGCTGTGGTAGCCGCCACCGGCTCCATGACGAGTGTCTCGAGCTCGCGAAGGTGTTCGGCTGTGGCCACGTCCTCGATCAGAAGGGACCCGACGGCCAGCTCGCGCGCGTGGGCCCCGACGAGGGCATCCCCACGGTCGATCCCGAGCTCGGCGGCAGCGTCGGTTGGAACGACGAGAGCATCCAGTACGGGGTCCGGGGCGTCTTCAACGTGCTCCGGTACTACGGCTTTCTGGAGGGCGAGGTCGCCACCGAGACCCAGACCCGTGCGACGGGGTTCGACCAGTACGGCACCCCGCGGGGCGGACTGGTGCGCTTCGAGAAGGCGCTCGGCGAGGACGTCTCGAACGGCGAGACGCTGTTCACCGTCCGGAACGTCTTCGGGACGGTCAAGGCGGAGGTGACAGCCGACGGCTCGGGCCTGTTCTGGCGCTCGCGGCGCCTCCCGCAGGTGGCGACCGGCGAGTACGTCTGTTCGGTCGCGACCGGCCTCAACACCTACTAG
- a CDS encoding RidA family protein, whose translation MKRIINTGDAPEAIGAYSQATTANGLLFSAGQIALTPEGEFLGDEPVAVQTRQCLENLKAILENEGLSTQHVVKTTVYLDDIDDFDAMNEAYAEYFDDNPPARSALEVGSLPKGAAVEIEVIATTE comes from the coding sequence ATGAAGCGGATCATCAACACTGGCGACGCGCCGGAGGCGATCGGTGCGTACAGCCAGGCGACGACCGCGAACGGTCTCCTGTTTAGCGCCGGACAGATCGCGCTCACCCCGGAGGGGGAGTTCCTCGGCGACGAACCCGTCGCCGTCCAGACCCGTCAGTGTCTAGAGAACCTCAAAGCGATCCTCGAGAACGAGGGCCTCTCGACTCAGCACGTCGTGAAGACGACGGTCTACCTCGACGACATCGACGACTTCGACGCGATGAACGAGGCCTACGCGGAGTACTTCGACGACAACCCGCCCGCGCGAAGCGCGCTCGAGGTCGGTTCGCTCCCCAAGGGCGCCGCCGTCGAGATCGAGGTCATCGCCACGACCGAATGA
- a CDS encoding DUF7536 family protein has translation MSDDRSDEPSLAALLIALDVRRNALIGIVTGVVLATLAYVYRVVVVEPAPGVESSPLLFGTLAVTLALSAAAFVTLVLTVGSAVRRARRLD, from the coding sequence GTGAGCGACGACCGATCGGACGAGCCCTCGTTGGCGGCGCTGTTGATCGCACTCGACGTCCGGCGAAACGCGCTGATCGGCATCGTGACCGGGGTCGTTCTGGCGACCCTCGCGTACGTCTACCGGGTGGTCGTCGTCGAACCGGCCCCGGGCGTCGAGAGCTCGCCGTTGTTGTTCGGGACGCTCGCCGTGACGCTCGCGCTCTCGGCGGCGGCGTTCGTCACCCTCGTGCTGACGGTCGGGTCGGCGGTTCGTCGGGCCCGACGGCTCGACTGA
- a CDS encoding helix-turn-helix domain-containing protein: protein MATIIDYRVPVEQFALAHTFALCSDLSVDIERFAAQDADSAMPFVWVTVDDFEAFEAALDEDPTVETYSSLTEFDDERFYRMNWVEEVELVMQLLIEEQCALTSAKSSGDSWQLQVMCPERESLSRTHEYCEENGLSLTVDSIYELDEQDHSEYGLTEAQHATLVEAKRMGYYDVPRNVSLSELSERLDVSHQALSERLRRAHANLIDRTISSPDELDRAHPEPLN from the coding sequence ATGGCCACGATTATCGACTACCGCGTTCCCGTAGAGCAGTTCGCACTGGCTCATACCTTCGCGCTCTGTTCCGATCTCAGCGTCGATATCGAACGATTCGCCGCCCAGGACGCGGACTCGGCGATGCCGTTCGTCTGGGTTACGGTCGACGACTTCGAGGCGTTCGAGGCCGCACTGGACGAGGACCCCACCGTCGAGACGTACTCCTCGCTGACCGAGTTCGACGACGAACGGTTCTACCGCATGAACTGGGTCGAGGAGGTGGAGCTCGTGATGCAGCTCCTGATCGAGGAGCAGTGTGCGCTCACCTCGGCGAAGTCGAGCGGCGACTCGTGGCAGCTTCAGGTGATGTGTCCCGAACGCGAGTCGCTCTCGCGGACCCACGAATACTGCGAGGAGAACGGGCTGTCGCTCACCGTCGACTCGATCTACGAGCTCGACGAACAGGACCACTCGGAGTACGGCCTGACCGAGGCCCAGCACGCGACGCTCGTGGAGGCGAAACGAATGGGATACTACGACGTACCGCGGAACGTCTCGCTGAGCGAGCTCTCAGAGCGCCTCGACGTCTCGCATCAGGCGCTCTCCGAGCGGCTTCGGCGAGCACACGCGAACCTGATCGATCGTACGATCTCCTCGCCGGACGAGCTCGATCGCGCGCACCCCGAACCGCTCAACTGA
- a CDS encoding helix-turn-helix transcriptional regulator yields MHDLTGFQRDLLLVIAGLDEPKGLDVNDELERYYGTEIRHGRLYPNLDTLVNKGLVKKGKHDLRTNKYVLTDRGEREIEARLSWELSYIPDEIKAELDGVAPRTQTQ; encoded by the coding sequence GTGCATGATTTGACGGGATTCCAGCGTGATCTGCTTCTGGTCATCGCTGGCCTCGACGAACCGAAGGGTCTAGACGTGAACGACGAACTCGAACGCTACTACGGCACCGAGATCCGCCACGGTCGGCTCTACCCCAACCTCGATACGCTGGTCAACAAGGGGCTGGTGAAGAAGGGGAAACACGACCTCCGGACCAACAAGTACGTATTGACCGACCGCGGCGAGCGCGAGATCGAAGCCCGTCTCAGCTGGGAGCTGTCGTACATCCCCGACGAGATCAAGGCCGAACTCGATGGCGTAGCCCCCCGGACACAGACCCAGTAG
- a CDS encoding PAS domain-containing sensor histidine kinase, whose protein sequence is MITVLHVGRSVDLVERLLSASVDPAISVCNAPTVDSAVGRAGEWRPDCWLFDREALPTDPQTSRRIASATFGSPLLICGDGPIPSSLAEDHEVRRVTPDGLVDAVLEAVEGREDRPGPPPSSVLLSLLDRSADRVARLDRHGRYLSVDDRMAALLGVSASQVVETTLSEHAPGADPDTLRTWGGRAIDTGTIQRYENDVHRYLFVPNDDEFRLIVQERIDGATNSEPEPVSDFVGTVLNRLTDIFFVFDLQGRFLHWNDRLTETTGYTDEEVASMNPMSFFVEEDHDRVAAAVSEVVATGEATDVVRIRTRDGRLLPYEFTGSLVPDGDGEPRYVCGIARGVSRREHAERALRERQQALSNLIRNLPGVVLRYRTESGYPVEFMGRGCVDIAGYTMEQFEHGEVSWIEDVVHPADHDRVRTCVRDAVEAAEQYQIRYRIRTDDDALRWVWEQGAVVEGSDGSIDYVDSYVSEITDIVWLQRELRRERAFTESALDAQPDLFYVFTPQGRILRWNDRFADVTGYTDEEIASMHPTEFLEPDDAERVIDAMTRVVSEERTLSVEATLVTKDDDRIPYEFVGSVMEDVNEPIGEPDARTDATDLYICGTGRDITQRVEAEAELEAAIADLERSNDELERFAYVASHDLKEPLRMIHSYLDLIRRRYENQLDEDADEFIEYAIDGADRMRQMIDDLLTYSRIGTSDAEFDRVDCQDVLDRALDNLRLAIDETDAAITVDPLPTVTADDQQLVQLFQNLLSNAIAYAGEAEPRIHVSASETDDGWCFSISDEGIGIAEEQIEEVFEIFSSGSNGTNSTGIGLAICEKIVTRHGGDIWVESRPGVGSTFRFTVPHDGQPAPDRSSRRLDA, encoded by the coding sequence ATGATCACCGTTCTCCACGTAGGCCGGTCCGTCGACCTCGTCGAACGGCTGCTCTCGGCCTCCGTCGATCCCGCGATCTCCGTCTGTAACGCCCCGACCGTCGACTCGGCGGTCGGGAGAGCGGGCGAGTGGCGACCCGACTGCTGGCTGTTCGATCGCGAAGCGCTGCCCACCGACCCGCAGACGAGTCGACGAATCGCGTCCGCCACGTTCGGTTCCCCGCTTCTGATCTGCGGCGACGGGCCGATCCCGTCGTCGCTCGCCGAGGACCACGAGGTCCGTCGCGTCACGCCCGACGGCCTCGTCGACGCCGTCCTGGAGGCGGTCGAGGGACGGGAAGACCGGCCCGGACCGCCCCCGTCGTCCGTGCTGCTCTCGCTGCTCGATCGATCCGCCGACCGGGTCGCTCGTCTCGATCGTCACGGCAGGTACCTATCGGTCGACGACCGGATGGCGGCCCTTCTCGGCGTCTCCGCCTCCCAGGTGGTCGAAACGACCCTCTCCGAACACGCGCCGGGGGCGGACCCCGACACCCTCCGCACGTGGGGAGGCAGAGCGATCGACACCGGGACGATCCAGCGTTACGAGAACGACGTTCATCGGTACCTGTTCGTTCCAAACGACGACGAGTTTCGGCTGATCGTTCAGGAACGGATCGACGGCGCGACGAACTCGGAGCCGGAACCGGTCTCGGACTTCGTCGGTACCGTACTCAACCGATTGACGGACATCTTCTTCGTCTTCGATCTGCAGGGGCGGTTTCTCCACTGGAACGATCGGCTCACCGAGACGACCGGCTACACCGACGAGGAGGTCGCCTCGATGAACCCGATGTCGTTCTTCGTCGAGGAGGACCACGACCGGGTCGCCGCCGCCGTCTCCGAGGTCGTCGCCACGGGCGAGGCGACCGACGTCGTTCGTATTCGGACCCGAGACGGGCGATTGCTCCCCTACGAGTTCACCGGATCGCTCGTCCCCGACGGGGATGGCGAGCCGCGGTACGTCTGTGGCATCGCTCGAGGCGTCTCGCGTCGGGAACACGCCGAGCGCGCGCTGCGCGAGCGCCAGCAGGCGCTGTCGAACCTCATCCGCAACCTCCCGGGGGTGGTGCTGCGCTATCGCACCGAGTCGGGCTATCCCGTCGAGTTCATGGGCCGGGGGTGTGTCGACATCGCCGGCTACACGATGGAGCAGTTCGAGCACGGCGAGGTCTCGTGGATCGAGGACGTCGTCCACCCCGCCGACCACGACCGCGTCCGGACGTGCGTTCGAGACGCCGTCGAGGCCGCCGAACAGTACCAGATCAGGTATCGAATTCGAACCGACGACGACGCGCTTCGATGGGTGTGGGAGCAGGGCGCGGTCGTCGAGGGTTCCGACGGGTCGATCGACTACGTCGACAGCTACGTCTCGGAGATCACCGACATCGTCTGGCTTCAACGCGAACTGCGCCGCGAGCGCGCGTTCACCGAGAGCGCGCTCGACGCCCAGCCGGATCTGTTCTACGTGTTCACCCCGCAGGGACGGATCCTGCGCTGGAACGACCGCTTCGCCGACGTGACCGGCTACACGGACGAGGAGATCGCCTCGATGCATCCGACCGAGTTCCTCGAACCCGACGACGCCGAGCGCGTCATCGACGCGATGACGCGCGTCGTCTCCGAGGAGCGGACGCTCAGCGTCGAAGCGACGCTGGTCACCAAAGACGACGACCGGATCCCCTACGAGTTCGTCGGCTCGGTGATGGAGGACGTCAACGAACCGATCGGCGAACCCGACGCTCGTACCGACGCCACCGATCTGTACATCTGTGGTACCGGACGGGACATCACGCAACGAGTAGAGGCCGAGGCCGAACTCGAGGCGGCCATCGCCGATCTCGAGCGTTCGAACGACGAACTCGAACGGTTCGCCTACGTCGCCTCCCACGACCTCAAGGAGCCGCTTCGGATGATCCACAGCTACCTCGATCTCATCCGACGCCGGTACGAGAACCAGCTCGATGAGGACGCCGACGAGTTCATCGAGTACGCGATCGACGGGGCGGATCGCATGCGTCAGATGATCGACGACTTGCTCACCTACTCGCGGATCGGTACGAGCGACGCGGAGTTCGACCGCGTCGACTGTCAGGACGTGCTCGACCGCGCTCTCGATAACCTCCGGCTCGCCATCGACGAGACCGACGCGGCGATCACCGTCGACCCCCTGCCGACGGTCACGGCCGACGACCAGCAGCTCGTCCAGCTCTTCCAGAACCTCCTCAGCAACGCCATCGCTTACGCCGGCGAGGCGGAGCCGCGGATCCACGTCTCGGCGTCCGAGACCGACGACGGATGGTGCTTTTCGATCTCGGACGAGGGTATCGGCATCGCCGAGGAGCAGATCGAGGAGGTGTTCGAAATCTTCTCGTCGGGATCGAACGGAACGAACAGCACCGGGATCGGTCTGGCGATCTGTGAGAAGATCGTCACTAGACACGGCGGCGACATCTGGGTCGAATCCCGTCCCGGAGTCGGATCGACGTTCCGATTTACCGTCCCCCACGACGGTCAACCGGCGCCCGATCGATCGAGCCGACGGCTCGACGCCTGA
- a CDS encoding threonine synthase: MAPGLVCPNCDRTYPAEPEEPWRCDCGSPLELPAPTLPERPIEADARRGLWAFEELLPVSREVSLGEGSTPLVDAPEWDAAFKLEYVFPTGSFKDRGATTLLSRASTLGVSRVLEDSSGNAGAAVATYAARAGIDAEIYVPADAKASKLAAIERAGARPVRIEGSREAVTGACVEAVERGEGWYASHAWNPAFFAGTQTVAFEIAAQRGWEAPDALVLPLGHGTLFLGAYRGFRTLEEAGWIDSLPRLLGAQADGYAPIVAALHDGSEEDEDGRNDLADGIQIREPVRKEEILEAIEATGGDAIAVPEDATERELKGLHRAGFFVEPTAAAAPAALREYRERGVIGEDEDVVVPLTGSGLKAEWGHSSESA, from the coding sequence ATGGCGCCCGGCCTCGTCTGTCCGAACTGCGATCGAACGTACCCCGCCGAACCCGAGGAACCCTGGCGCTGTGACTGCGGGAGCCCCCTCGAGCTCCCCGCCCCGACGCTCCCCGAGCGTCCGATTGAGGCCGACGCCCGGCGGGGACTGTGGGCGTTCGAGGAGCTCCTCCCCGTCTCCCGGGAGGTGAGCCTCGGCGAGGGGTCCACCCCGCTGGTGGACGCCCCCGAGTGGGACGCCGCGTTCAAGCTCGAGTACGTCTTCCCCACGGGATCGTTCAAGGACCGCGGCGCGACGACGCTGCTCTCGCGGGCGTCGACGCTCGGCGTCTCTCGGGTGCTCGAGGACTCCTCGGGCAACGCCGGCGCGGCGGTCGCGACCTACGCGGCCCGCGCGGGCATCGACGCGGAGATCTACGTACCAGCGGACGCGAAGGCCTCGAAGCTCGCGGCGATCGAGCGGGCGGGCGCACGGCCGGTCCGGATCGAGGGCTCGCGCGAGGCGGTCACCGGGGCGTGCGTCGAGGCGGTCGAACGCGGCGAGGGCTGGTACGCCAGCCACGCGTGGAACCCCGCCTTCTTCGCGGGTACCCAGACCGTCGCCTTCGAGATCGCTGCCCAGCGCGGCTGGGAGGCGCCCGACGCGCTCGTGCTTCCCCTGGGTCATGGCACGCTCTTTCTGGGGGCGTATCGCGGCTTTCGAACCCTCGAGGAGGCGGGGTGGATCGACTCGCTTCCTCGATTACTCGGGGCACAGGCCGACGGCTACGCGCCGATCGTCGCGGCGCTTCACGACGGATCGGAGGAGGACGAGGACGGGAGGAACGACCTCGCCGACGGGATTCAGATTCGCGAGCCCGTCCGAAAGGAGGAGATCCTCGAAGCGATCGAGGCGACAGGTGGCGACGCGATCGCCGTCCCGGAGGACGCGACCGAACGCGAGCTCAAGGGGCTCCACCGGGCGGGCTTCTTCGTCGAGCCGACCGCCGCCGCTGCGCCCGCAGCGCTCCGCGAGTACCGCGAGCGGGGTGTCATCGGGGAGGACGAGGACGTGGTCGTCCCCCTCACCGGCAGCGGGCTGAAGGCCGAGTGGGGTCACTCGAGCGAGAGCGCGTAG
- the citZ gene encoding citrate synthase, producing the protein MADDLKKGLEGVLVAESSLSSIDGDAGELIYRGYSIEDLAREASYEEVLYLLWHGELPDRDELEEFNQRMVEERAIDDTVLETVGNLAEKDPEPMAAIRTAVSQLGVTDPEGFETEPEDRETNLEKGRRITAKLPTILAAFARLRDGDEPVEPRDDLGHAANFLYMLNDEEPDDVAVETFDAALVLHADHGLNASTFSAMVTASTLSDVHSAITSAVGTLAGPLHGGANQNVMKMLKEVDDSDKDPIDWVEDALDRGRRVAGFGHRVYDVKDPRARILGDMSESLAEEAGDMKWYDYSVAIEEYMQENKGIAANVDFYSATTYYQMGVPIALYTPIFAMSRVGGWTAHVLEQYDDNRIMRPRARYVGPTDQEFVPLDER; encoded by the coding sequence ATGGCCGACGACCTGAAGAAGGGACTGGAGGGCGTGCTGGTCGCGGAGTCCTCGCTCAGCTCCATCGACGGCGACGCCGGAGAGCTCATCTACCGCGGGTACTCGATCGAGGACCTCGCCCGCGAGGCGAGCTACGAGGAGGTGCTCTACCTGCTCTGGCACGGCGAGCTCCCCGATCGGGATGAGCTCGAGGAGTTCAACCAGCGGATGGTCGAGGAACGCGCGATCGACGACACCGTCCTCGAGACCGTCGGAAACCTCGCCGAGAAGGACCCCGAGCCGATGGCGGCGATCCGAACGGCCGTCTCGCAGCTCGGCGTGACCGACCCCGAAGGGTTCGAGACCGAGCCCGAGGACCGCGAGACCAACCTCGAGAAGGGGCGCCGGATCACCGCGAAGCTCCCGACCATTCTCGCGGCGTTCGCCCGGCTCCGCGACGGCGACGAACCGGTCGAGCCGCGTGACGACCTGGGTCACGCGGCGAACTTCCTCTACATGCTCAACGACGAGGAGCCCGACGACGTCGCGGTCGAGACGTTCGACGCCGCGCTCGTCCTCCACGCCGACCACGGGCTGAACGCCTCGACGTTCTCCGCCATGGTGACCGCGAGCACCCTCTCGGACGTCCACAGCGCGATCACCAGCGCCGTGGGGACGCTCGCCGGCCCGCTCCACGGCGGAGCGAACCAGAACGTCATGAAGATGCTGAAGGAGGTCGACGACAGCGATAAGGACCCGATCGACTGGGTCGAGGACGCGCTCGACCGAGGCCGGCGAGTGGCCGGCTTCGGCCACCGCGTCTACGACGTAAAGGACCCGCGCGCGCGGATCCTCGGCGACATGTCCGAATCGCTGGCCGAGGAGGCCGGCGACATGAAGTGGTACGACTACAGCGTCGCGATCGAGGAGTACATGCAGGAGAACAAGGGGATCGCCGCGAACGTCGACTTCTACTCCGCGACCACCTACTACCAGATGGGGGTCCCGATCGCCCTCTACACCCCGATCTTCGCGATGAGCCGCGTCGGCGGGTGGACGGCTCACGTCCTCGAACAGTACGACGACAACCGAATCATGCGCCCACGCGCACGCTACGTCGGCCCCACCGACCAGGAGTTCGTCCCTCTCGACGAACGCTGA
- the ilvA gene encoding threonine ammonia-lyase: protein MLDVADVRAARERVAETARRTPLEYSHTFSERTGAEVYLKLENFQRTGSFKIRGATNRIATLSPAEQEAGVVTASAGNHAQGVALAATRIGVDATVVMPEHAPISKLKATRTYGAEVVLHGADYEAAAERAHEIEREEGRVYVHAFDDEAVMAGQGTIGLEILDERPDVDVVLVPIGGGGLISGIATAIKARRPEARVIGVQAEGAASAADSLRKGSISEWEHVDTIADGIAVGRVGDLTFEVIRERVDEVVTVSDSEIATALTALLERSKTLVEGAGAVPLAALLSDAFEYEEGETVVPALCGGNIDLNTLTTVVMRGLVETGRYLKIRTVLEDRPGALRRLIDVLAENRANIYAIQHDRTSRDIAMNAAEVVIDLETRGPGHVEGLVGDLRERGYEVEILV from the coding sequence ATGCTAGACGTAGCGGACGTTCGCGCGGCGCGCGAGCGAGTCGCGGAGACCGCCCGGCGCACGCCGCTCGAGTACTCGCATACCTTCTCCGAGCGGACGGGCGCCGAAGTGTATCTCAAACTCGAGAACTTCCAGCGAACCGGCTCGTTCAAGATCCGCGGGGCGACCAACCGGATCGCCACCCTGTCGCCGGCGGAACAGGAGGCCGGCGTCGTCACCGCCAGCGCCGGCAACCACGCCCAGGGCGTCGCGCTGGCGGCGACCCGGATCGGTGTCGACGCGACGGTCGTCATGCCGGAACACGCGCCGATCTCGAAGCTGAAGGCGACCCGGACCTACGGCGCCGAGGTGGTCCTTCACGGTGCGGACTACGAGGCGGCCGCCGAACGCGCCCACGAGATCGAACGTGAGGAGGGACGCGTCTACGTCCACGCCTTCGACGACGAAGCGGTGATGGCGGGCCAGGGGACGATCGGCCTCGAGATCCTGGACGAGCGTCCCGACGTCGACGTCGTGCTCGTCCCGATCGGCGGCGGCGGGCTGATCTCGGGGATCGCGACTGCGATCAAGGCCCGGCGTCCCGAGGCTCGTGTGATCGGCGTGCAGGCCGAGGGCGCCGCGAGCGCCGCCGACTCCCTGCGGAAGGGATCGATCTCCGAGTGGGAGCACGTCGACACCATCGCGGACGGGATCGCCGTCGGCCGGGTCGGCGATCTGACGTTCGAGGTGATCCGCGAGCGGGTCGACGAGGTGGTGACGGTCTCGGACTCCGAGATCGCCACCGCGCTGACCGCGCTGCTCGAACGTTCGAAGACGCTCGTCGAGGGCGCCGGAGCCGTGCCGCTCGCCGCACTCCTCTCGGACGCCTTCGAGTACGAGGAGGGCGAGACGGTCGTCCCCGCGCTCTGTGGTGGCAACATCGACCTCAACACGCTGACGACGGTGGTCATGCGCGGGCTGGTCGAGACCGGACGGTATCTCAAGATCCGCACGGTTCTCGAGGATCGACCGGGGGCGCTTCGCCGACTCATCGACGTGCTCGCCGAGAACCGCGCGAACATCTACGCGATCCAGCACGATCGGACCTCCCGCGACATCGCGATGAACGCCGCCGAGGTGGTGATCGACCTCGAGACGCGGGGTCCCGGCCACGTCGAGGGGCTCGTCGGCGACCTCCGCGAACGCGGGTACGAGGTCGAGATACTCGTGTAG
- a CDS encoding gamma-glutamylcyclotransferase family protein, with protein MVRVFVYGTLTDPDRVESLLDRYELGSEATLHGLRRVEGRYPTLAPGGRTEGRLLSTQEIGRLDAYEGVESDLYVRVSIPLSEGGTAECYVGDPEPLGADAVWPGDGPFEDRVRAYLSEERVVIGRNE; from the coding sequence ATGGTCCGCGTGTTCGTCTACGGGACGCTCACCGATCCCGACCGAGTGGAGTCACTGCTCGACCGCTACGAACTGGGGAGCGAGGCGACCCTCCACGGTCTCCGTCGCGTCGAGGGCCGGTATCCGACGCTGGCGCCCGGCGGCCGGACCGAGGGACGGCTGCTCTCGACCCAGGAGATCGGCCGTCTCGACGCCTACGAGGGCGTCGAGAGCGACCTCTACGTTCGCGTCTCGATCCCGCTCTCGGAGGGCGGGACGGCCGAGTGCTACGTCGGCGATCCGGAGCCCCTCGGCGCCGACGCCGTCTGGCCCGGCGACGGTCCCTTCGAGGACCGCGTGCGCGCGTATCTCTCCGAGGAGCGGGTCGTCATCGGCCGCAACGAATGA
- a CDS encoding alkaline phosphatase family protein has translation MSDGSGDLDTLLIGIDAACEPVFDRLYETDSIPNLKALIERGTSAPLTSQIPPWTPSAWPSMYTGVNPGKHGVYGFVAFDGYDWEVVTSNHVREHALWTLLDRHDLTSVVVNVPVTHPPDEIDGAIVPGFIGPESPRSHPEGILEEIREAIGEYRVYPNYSRGDEHYTDDEKMEEYCTLARMRGEAFRYLTGRFEPDFGFVEFQKTDTVFHEFEGDVEKVRQIYEATDEQIGRILEECDPDRVFVASDHGIGPYENYEFRVNEFLREEGYVETITGGKGMPSWNPIRNQLRAGEDETRWEPGTVERLAAKAASIGITPSQVGALLRRVGLESVVKQYVPSGVTRTGSKQVDFAGSRAYMRARTELGVRINLEGRDPEGKVPEEQYEDVRDELIERLSRVETPDGDPVFGEVVPREEYFHGPYVDEAVDVIAVPNEFEQFLSAQLVGTQFGPPTEPWNHKLDGLFVAAGEGIDVDADLSGAHLFDVAPTIMAALGVPHSDRMDGSALPVVEEGESTEYPTYSDEDATTAGDETVEKRLADLGYLE, from the coding sequence ATGAGCGACGGAAGCGGGGACCTCGATACCCTCCTCATCGGAATCGACGCCGCCTGCGAGCCGGTGTTCGACCGGCTGTACGAGACCGACAGCATTCCCAACCTCAAGGCGCTGATCGAGCGGGGAACGAGCGCACCGCTCACCTCACAGATCCCCCCCTGGACGCCAAGCGCGTGGCCGTCGATGTACACCGGAGTCAACCCCGGGAAGCACGGCGTCTACGGCTTCGTCGCGTTCGACGGCTACGACTGGGAGGTCGTCACGTCCAACCACGTGCGCGAACACGCCCTCTGGACGCTTCTCGATCGACACGACCTCACCAGCGTCGTCGTCAACGTCCCCGTCACGCATCCCCCGGACGAGATCGACGGCGCGATCGTCCCCGGGTTCATCGGACCCGAGAGCCCCCGAAGCCACCCGGAAGGGATCCTCGAGGAGATTCGCGAGGCGATCGGCGAGTACCGGGTCTACCCGAACTACTCGCGGGGCGACGAGCACTACACGGACGACGAGAAGATGGAGGAGTACTGTACGCTCGCACGGATGCGTGGGGAGGCGTTTCGCTACCTCACGGGGCGGTTCGAACCCGACTTCGGCTTCGTCGAGTTCCAGAAGACAGATACCGTCTTCCACGAGTTCGAGGGCGACGTCGAGAAGGTCCGGCAGATCTACGAGGCGACCGACGAGCAGATCGGCCGCATCCTCGAGGAGTGCGATCCCGACCGGGTGTTCGTCGCGAGCGACCACGGGATCGGACCCTACGAGAACTACGAGTTCCGCGTCAACGAGTTCCTCCGCGAGGAGGGCTACGTTGAAACGATCACCGGCGGGAAGGGGATGCCGTCGTGGAACCCCATCCGGAATCAGCTCCGGGCCGGCGAGGACGAGACGAGGTGGGAGCCGGGCACCGTCGAACGGTTGGCCGCGAAGGCCGCCTCGATCGGGATCACGCCGAGCCAGGTCGGAGCACTGTTGCGCCGCGTCGGCCTCGAGTCGGTCGTCAAGCAGTACGTTCCCTCGGGCGTCACCCGAACCGGCAGCAAGCAGGTCGATTTCGCCGGCTCACGGGCGTACATGCGTGCGCGCACCGAACTCGGCGTCCGGATCAACCTCGAGGGCCGCGACCCCGAGGGGAAGGTGCCCGAGGAGCAATACGAGGACGTCCGCGACGAACTGATCGAGCGCCTGAGCCGGGTTGAGACGCCGGACGGGGATCCGGTGTTCGGCGAGGTAGTCCCGCGCGAGGAGTACTTCCACGGGCCCTACGTCGACGAGGCGGTCGACGTGATCGCCGTTCCGAACGAGTTCGAACAGTTCCTCTCGGCCCAGCTGGTGGGTACGCAGTTCGGCCCGCCGACCGAGCCGTGGAACCACAAGCTCGACGGGCTGTTCGTCGCTGCGGGCGAGGGGATCGACGTGGACGCCGACCTCTCTGGAGCACACCTCTTCGACGTCGCCCCCACGATCATGGCCGCGCTCGGGGTCCCCCACAGCGACAGGATGGACGGGTCGGCGTTGCCGGTCGTCGAAGAGGGTGAGAGCACGGAGTACCCGACGTACTCGGATGAAGATGCGACGACGGCGGGCGACGAGACGGTGGAGAAGCGGTTGGCCGATCTCGGTTACCTCGAATAG